Below is a window of Candidatus Aenigmatarchaeota archaeon DNA.
TTACTATATTTTTACCGAATTTCTGAATACCACTCCTTTTTGGATAAGATACTTCTTCAGATTCATTATCCCAAGGTCCCCAATTAAAAGCACCAGTAGGACCGAAAATAGCTACAGTAGGTTTGTCCAATGCTGCTGCTATATGCATAGGTGCAGTATCTACACCGAAGAACATGTGTGAGATTGAACAAATAGCTATCAGTTGTCTCAAATTTAATTTACCCGACAGATTAATAATTCTTTTCATAAAAGTCTCTGAATTATTTAGAAGTCTAGTTCTAAGAGTACTGATTATAGAATTTATTTTTTCAAGTTCTCCTTGAGCAGGAGAAGAGGTCAATATTACATTAAAATTATTTCTTACCATCCAAGCTATTACCTCTGCCATGTAATCATCTCTCCAACATTTAAAAAGCCAACGGGATGTTGGATGAACAAGAATAAATTTTTCATTTAAAAATTGAGGTTCATCAACATTTCTTATTTGCATCACCTGATTTTGAATAAATTTCTTCGCCCAATTTATTTCTTCCTCTGAGACAAAAATTTCAACCCTTGGTCTTTCAATAACAAGTCCTATTTTCTCAATAACTTCAAGATGTTGTAAGACAGTGTGTTTGTTTTTATCCACTTCGAAGAGCTTAGAATACAGAAAAGATTTACCAAGAAATCCCTTTGATTTTATACCTATTCTCAGTTTTGCTCCTGACAAGTAGGATATGATTGAAGCCCTATCACCTCCAGTCAGATCTATTGTAGTATCAAAATATTTCCTCTTTATATCCCTGATAAAAGTCAATTCATTGAGATATCTTTGTAGAAAACTTAAATTTTTTATTTTTCTTTCAAATGTCATTATTTTATCAATGAATGGATTCCTTTCTAAAACTCCTTCCGTTTCCTTATTAATTAATACTGCTAAATAGCAGCTGGGGAAATTATTCTTAATAATCCTAAATATAGGAGTGGTAAGAAGAACATCTCCAATATTTCTGAGCTTTATTACAAGGATTCTTTTAAACATTGCTAATCAACATTTTTATCTTTAAATGAATCTAAA
It encodes the following:
- the rfaQ gene encoding putative lipopolysaccharide heptosyltransferase III, giving the protein MFKRILVIKLRNIGDVLLTTPIFRIIKNNFPSCYLAVLINKETEGVLERNPFIDKIMTFERKIKNLSFLQRYLNELTFIRDIKRKYFDTTIDLTGGDRASIISYLSGAKLRIGIKSKGFLGKSFLYSKLFEVDKNKHTVLQHLEVIEKIGLVIERPRVEIFVSEEEINWAKKFIQNQVMQIRNVDEPQFLNEKFILVHPTSRWLFKCWRDDYMAEVIAWMVRNNFNVILTSSPAQGELEKINSIISTLRTRLLNNSETFMKRIINLSGKLNLRQLIAICSISHMFFGVDTAPMHIAAALDKPTVAIFGPTGAFNWGPWDNESEEVSYPKRSGIQKFGKNIVIQRDWSCIPCGKDGCEGSKISNCLVDIKPKEVINIISEEIKKIRE